The following are from one region of the Cystobacter fuscus DSM 2262 genome:
- a CDS encoding RCC1 domain-containing protein yields MQSSARWWLVRLLGVWLGVLWGGCGQTGPGGVPDEGEAVRGSSLWATRARARLAAGTAHSLAVRPDGTVWTTGGNGHGQLGDGTTLSRRTPVQVQGLSGVAAVAAGHGHSLALRYDGTVWAWGNNAYGQLGDDTRDNRTVPVQVTGLSGVVSVVAGDTHSLAVRSDGSVWAWGRNTSGQLGDGTRDDRAVPVQVTGLSGVVSVAAGGNHSLAVRSDGSVWAWGNNASGQLGGAPEAAYPVPWRVEDVSGVVAVAAGQYHSLAVRYDGTVWAWGDNLYGQLGDGKLEGNSRWLPKQVPGLGGVVAVSAGFYHSLVVRSDGTVWAWGNNAYGQLGGGSRAHAASPVQVLGVSGAVAVAAGYRHSLVVNSDGTLWAWGSNLDGQRGDGTLTRYPTPGRVPGLSGVVSVAAGGGHVLALLSDGTVWAWGDNASGQLGDGTRHSRWVPRQVPELSGVVAVAAGSSFSLAVRYDGSVWSWGDNAYGQLGHGSTDASSVPLHVRELSEVVAVAAGSMHALAVRADGTVWGWGFNDYGQLGDGFEGISARRYSPVQVPGLSGMVSVAADFGHSLAVRADGTVWAWGNNTDSELGDGTTTRRLVPLRVNAPGTVALLSAGYNYSMAMRADGSLWAWGTNFAGQLGDGSTTSRAVPVRVQGPVRASTLAAGQSHSMAVGSDGFLWAWGFNFEGQLGDGTLTHHALPVRVPGMSGVVAVDVTLNLSLAVRSDGSLWAWGNNDVGQLGTQPSTYVTTAVRSSLY; encoded by the coding sequence ATGCAAAGCAGCGCGAGGTGGTGGCTGGTCAGGCTGTTGGGCGTCTGGCTCGGAGTCTTGTGGGGGGGCTGTGGGCAGACGGGGCCGGGCGGAGTGCCAGACGAAGGGGAGGCGGTACGAGGCTCTTCCCTGTGGGCCACGCGGGCTCGTGCCCGCCTCGCCGCGGGAACAGCTCATTCCCTGGCGGTGCGCCCGGATGGCACGGTTTGGACGACGGGCGGCAATGGCCATGGCCAGTTGGGAGATGGGACCACGCTGTCTCGCCGGACCCCCGTTCAAGTGCAGGGGTTGAGTGGGGTGGCGGCCGTGGCCGCGGGCCATGGCCATTCGCTGGCGCTGCGCTACGACGGCACCGTGTGGGCCTGGGGCAACAACGCCTATGGCCAGCTCGGGGACGACACCCGGGACAACCGGACCGTGCCGGTGCAGGTGACGGGGCTGAGCGGGGTGGTGTCCGTGGTCGCGGGCGATACCCACTCTCTGGCGGTGCGCTCCGACGGCTCTGTCTGGGCCTGGGGCCGCAACACCTCCGGCCAGCTCGGGGATGGCACTCGCGACGACCGGGCCGTGCCGGTGCAGGTGACGGGGCTGAGCGGGGTGGTGTCCGTGGCCGCGGGGGGGAATCACTCGCTGGCGGTGCGCTCCGACGGCTCTGTCTGGGCCTGGGGCAACAACGCCTCCGGCCAGTTGGGGGGCGCCCCCGAGGCGGCCTACCCCGTGCCCTGGCGGGTGGAGGACGTGAGCGGGGTGGTGGCCGTGGCCGCGGGCCAGTACCACTCGCTGGCGGTGCGCTACGACGGCACCGTGTGGGCCTGGGGTGACAACCTCTACGGCCAGCTCGGGGATGGCAAGCTGGAGGGCAACTCCCGCTGGCTGCCGAAGCAGGTGCCGGGGCTGGGTGGGGTGGTGGCCGTCTCCGCGGGCTTCTACCACTCGCTGGTGGTGCGCTCCGACGGCACCGTGTGGGCCTGGGGCAACAACGCCTATGGCCAGTTGGGCGGGGGCTCCAGGGCCCATGCCGCCTCACCCGTGCAGGTGCTGGGGGTGAGTGGGGCCGTGGCCGTGGCCGCGGGTTATCGCCACTCGCTGGTGGTGAACTCCGACGGCACCCTGTGGGCCTGGGGCTCCAACCTCGACGGTCAGCGGGGAGATGGCACCCTGACCCGCTACCCCACGCCAGGGCGGGTGCCTGGGCTGAGCGGGGTGGTGTCCGTGGCGGCGGGAGGTGGCCATGTGTTGGCGCTGCTCTCCGATGGCACCGTGTGGGCCTGGGGTGACAATGCCTCCGGCCAACTGGGAGATGGGACCCGGCACAGCCGCTGGGTGCCGAGGCAGGTGCCGGAGCTGAGCGGGGTGGTGGCCGTGGCCGCGGGCTCCTCCTTCTCGCTGGCGGTGCGCTACGACGGCAGCGTGTGGTCCTGGGGCGACAACGCCTACGGCCAGCTCGGGCATGGCTCCACGGACGCCAGCTCCGTGCCGTTGCATGTGCGGGAGCTGAGCGAGGTGGTGGCCGTGGCCGCGGGCAGCATGCACGCGTTGGCGGTGCGCGCCGATGGCACCGTGTGGGGCTGGGGCTTCAACGACTACGGCCAGCTCGGAGATGGCTTCGAGGGCATCTCGGCCCGCCGCTACTCGCCGGTGCAGGTGCCGGGGCTGAGCGGGATGGTGTCCGTGGCAGCCGACTTCGGTCACTCGCTGGCGGTGCGCGCCGATGGCACCGTGTGGGCCTGGGGCAACAACACCGACAGCGAGCTCGGGGATGGGACCACGACCCGCCGCCTGGTGCCGCTGCGGGTGAACGCGCCGGGCACGGTCGCGCTCCTGTCGGCGGGTTATAACTACTCGATGGCGATGCGGGCCGATGGCTCCTTGTGGGCCTGGGGCACCAACTTCGCGGGCCAGTTGGGGGATGGGTCCACGACCTCCCGGGCGGTGCCGGTGCGGGTGCAGGGGCCCGTCAGGGCGAGCACCCTGGCCGCTGGCCAGAGCCACTCGATGGCGGTGGGGTCCGATGGCTTCCTGTGGGCCTGGGGCTTCAACTTCGAAGGCCAGTTGGGCGATGGCACCTTGACGCATCACGCCCTGCCGGTGCGGGTGCCGGGGATGAGTGGGGTGGTGGCCGTGGACGTGACCCTGAACCTGTCGCTGGCGGTGCGCTCCGACGGCTCCCTGTGGGCCTGGGGGAACAACGACGTTGGCCAGTTGGGCACTCAACCCTCCACGTACGTGACCACCGCCGTTCGCTCCTCGTTGTATTGA
- a CDS encoding AAA family ATPase gives MLDERLGHALEELRRKLDDEGKLHSRAQLERFYALFRERFGPERLLQLDGDELLSLMHDHGRRDGLVYWLEFKDDEEFPAIFGSIAGGSALKFGIYRRKETGAWMTGSPTNQRELSQSEAVRIAQRHRDQLLLGIRLLERLRSNGSDSDYLRLQEQLEAASPELCDLSWSHKYWSLLFPDKLDDYHNTDHQRFHLMKLLQIPPGGEGRYVCAGRFVALARELGLPMNTTTRLLKLRHGGPHRYWCLGTLDGGGPNAHWPQMREGNCIAVEGRALGDLSETPPDREGLKRLGVLLGSHGGLAPRQGTVTRQLFSFVVKVLEGDFVLATRGEQVLGVGRVEGGYAHVSASDFPHRHPVQWLSLGAFQLPEGMGADAQTLLREVESSESIVAIERHLLSTSAPAPTPRPRPVPGDVQGGHPTPHLAGVHGRIQAVLERKGQVILYGPLGTGKTHLAEQTVRELSAHAAFGAPFAALDAEQQDVITKGTEEEGPLVRMCCFHPSYGYEEFLEGYRPRDDGSGGPMRFVLRDGIFKRLCLDARRRPYLRFYLIIDEINRGDIPRIMGELLTVMERSKRGKSILLPMSGAPFLVPENVYLVGTMNTADRSIALLDTALRRRFGFLELMPDITRLGKAMVEGIPLGPWLKALNARICEHVGRDGRNLQVGHAYLMERGEPLADFPRFSRVVQEDLIPLLEEYCYEDWAALEKILGSSLVSRKEQRVRHELFDPERQLDLIQALLAPSPEIGSSAPVIASEASARALTEDDAGTEPGAP, from the coding sequence GTGCTCGATGAAAGGCTCGGCCATGCGCTGGAGGAACTCCGGCGCAAGCTGGATGACGAGGGCAAGCTTCATTCGCGGGCCCAGCTCGAGCGGTTCTACGCGCTCTTCCGGGAGCGCTTCGGCCCGGAGCGGCTGCTCCAGCTGGACGGGGACGAGTTGCTGTCGCTGATGCACGATCATGGCCGGCGCGACGGGCTGGTGTACTGGCTCGAGTTCAAGGACGACGAGGAGTTCCCGGCCATCTTCGGCAGCATCGCCGGAGGCAGCGCGCTCAAGTTCGGCATCTATCGGCGCAAGGAGACGGGTGCCTGGATGACGGGCAGCCCCACCAATCAGCGGGAACTCTCCCAGTCCGAGGCGGTGCGGATCGCGCAGCGCCACCGCGATCAACTCCTGCTGGGTATCAGGTTGCTCGAACGACTTCGCTCGAATGGGAGTGACTCGGATTACCTCCGGCTCCAGGAACAGCTCGAGGCCGCGTCGCCCGAACTCTGCGATCTGTCCTGGAGCCACAAGTACTGGAGCCTGCTGTTTCCCGACAAGCTCGACGACTACCACAACACCGACCATCAGCGCTTCCACCTGATGAAGCTCCTCCAGATTCCGCCTGGAGGCGAGGGACGGTACGTGTGCGCGGGTCGTTTCGTCGCCCTGGCCAGGGAGCTCGGCCTGCCCATGAACACCACGACCCGGCTGCTCAAGCTGCGCCATGGCGGTCCGCATCGCTACTGGTGCCTCGGCACGTTGGACGGAGGCGGGCCCAACGCGCACTGGCCACAGATGCGCGAGGGCAACTGCATCGCGGTGGAAGGACGGGCGCTGGGAGATCTCTCGGAAACGCCGCCCGATCGGGAAGGCTTGAAACGCCTGGGCGTCCTCCTGGGAAGCCACGGGGGACTGGCGCCACGGCAGGGCACGGTGACCAGGCAGCTCTTCTCCTTCGTGGTGAAGGTGCTCGAGGGAGACTTCGTCCTCGCCACGAGAGGCGAGCAGGTGCTGGGCGTGGGACGCGTCGAAGGGGGCTATGCCCATGTCTCCGCGTCGGACTTCCCTCACCGCCATCCCGTCCAGTGGTTGTCCCTGGGCGCGTTTCAGCTCCCCGAGGGCATGGGCGCCGACGCCCAGACGCTGCTTCGCGAGGTGGAGTCGTCCGAGAGCATCGTCGCCATCGAGAGGCACCTGTTGAGCACCTCGGCGCCAGCGCCCACCCCGAGGCCCAGGCCCGTGCCCGGCGACGTCCAGGGCGGCCACCCCACCCCTCACCTCGCTGGCGTTCACGGACGCATCCAGGCCGTGCTGGAGCGCAAGGGACAGGTCATCCTCTATGGTCCACTGGGCACGGGGAAGACCCACCTCGCCGAGCAGACGGTGCGGGAGCTGTCCGCGCACGCGGCCTTCGGAGCGCCCTTCGCGGCCCTCGACGCCGAACAGCAGGACGTCATCACCAAGGGGACGGAGGAAGAGGGCCCCCTGGTACGCATGTGCTGCTTCCACCCCTCCTATGGCTATGAGGAGTTCCTCGAGGGCTACCGGCCTCGGGACGACGGCTCGGGTGGACCGATGCGCTTCGTGCTGCGCGATGGCATCTTCAAACGGCTGTGTCTGGATGCACGGCGCCGACCCTACCTGCGCTTCTACCTCATCATCGATGAGATCAACCGGGGCGACATCCCGCGCATCATGGGCGAGCTGCTCACGGTGATGGAGAGGAGCAAGCGGGGCAAGTCCATCCTCCTGCCGATGAGCGGTGCTCCGTTCCTGGTGCCGGAGAACGTCTACCTCGTGGGCACGATGAACACGGCGGACCGTTCCATCGCGCTGCTCGACACGGCGTTGCGGCGCCGGTTCGGCTTCCTGGAGTTGATGCCGGACATCACGCGGCTCGGCAAGGCCATGGTGGAGGGCATTCCGCTCGGCCCCTGGCTGAAGGCGCTCAACGCGCGCATCTGCGAGCACGTCGGGCGCGACGGACGCAACCTCCAGGTCGGCCATGCCTACCTCATGGAGCGCGGAGAGCCCCTCGCCGACTTCCCCCGGTTCTCTCGCGTGGTGCAGGAGGATCTCATCCCGCTGCTGGAGGAGTACTGCTACGAGGACTGGGCCGCCCTGGAGAAGATCCTGGGAAGCAGCCTGGTGAGCCGCAAGGAGCAGCGGGTGCGCCACGAGCTGTTCGACCCGGAGCGGCAGTTGGATCTGATCCAGGCGCTGCTCGCTCCGAGCCCGGAGATCGGCTCGTCGGCACCGGTCATCGCCTCGGAGGCGAGCGCCCGGGCCCTCACCGAGGACGACGCCGGCACGGAGCCCGGCGCGCCATGA
- a CDS encoding McrC family protein — MIPAELSEWRSWPPEGASRGAPLHLDDDPEVHRLAEYLDRERMLRVRDLRTGLRLEATSYVGTLRLGSLPVIIRPKLGGARLLSLLRYAYGLRDLELFPGFEQETSRLAFQDLLIHQLEAETRELVHRGLHRGYVRREEELASPRGRIDLGWWMRHAGSGRASLRCAHHPRLEDHPLNRVLRAGLLLALTLTNDVGLRTRLHRLEALLPGVQRVVLYPEFLERRIRETDRMTAAYRPALSLIQVLLDARGTIQEESSRAVELPGFLFDMNRFFQALLSRFLKENLREYTVRDEFRLVGMMAYAATHNPRRRQAPTPRPDFAILRGQRVLTLLDAKYRDLWETQLPRDMLYQLAIYALSQGSTGSAAILYPTLAPEAREQIIEINDVVQGNREATVVLRPVHLPTLADLVHPREGVDTGREREAFAHRLALGEPGAV, encoded by the coding sequence ATGATCCCCGCCGAGCTCTCGGAATGGCGGAGCTGGCCACCGGAGGGCGCTTCACGCGGGGCACCCCTCCACCTGGATGACGACCCCGAGGTGCACAGGTTGGCCGAGTACCTCGATCGGGAGCGCATGCTCCGGGTGCGAGACCTCAGGACGGGTCTGCGCCTCGAGGCGACGTCCTACGTCGGAACCCTCCGGCTCGGGAGCCTGCCCGTCATCATCCGCCCCAAGCTGGGAGGCGCGCGGCTCCTGTCGCTGCTGCGCTACGCCTACGGGTTGCGCGACCTCGAGCTCTTCCCGGGGTTCGAGCAGGAGACCTCCCGGCTGGCGTTCCAGGATCTCCTCATCCACCAGCTCGAAGCGGAGACCCGGGAACTCGTCCACCGGGGCCTGCATCGCGGGTACGTGCGTCGAGAGGAGGAACTCGCGAGCCCCCGGGGAAGGATCGACCTGGGCTGGTGGATGCGGCACGCCGGCTCGGGCCGGGCGTCGCTGCGCTGCGCGCACCATCCCCGGCTGGAGGATCACCCGCTCAACCGGGTGCTGCGTGCCGGGCTCCTGCTGGCCTTGACGCTCACGAACGACGTCGGGCTGAGGACCCGGCTCCACCGGCTCGAGGCCCTGCTGCCGGGCGTTCAGCGGGTGGTGCTGTATCCAGAGTTCCTGGAGCGGCGCATCCGCGAGACCGACCGGATGACGGCCGCCTACCGGCCGGCACTGTCCCTCATCCAGGTGCTGCTCGACGCGCGAGGGACGATTCAGGAGGAGTCCTCACGCGCGGTGGAGCTTCCGGGGTTCCTCTTCGACATGAACCGCTTCTTCCAGGCGCTCCTGTCGCGGTTCTTGAAGGAGAACCTGCGAGAGTACACCGTGCGCGACGAGTTCCGGCTCGTGGGGATGATGGCCTACGCCGCGACCCACAATCCCCGGAGGCGGCAGGCGCCCACGCCAAGACCCGACTTCGCCATCCTGCGGGGGCAGCGGGTGCTCACCCTGCTCGATGCGAAATACCGCGACCTGTGGGAGACGCAGCTCCCACGGGACATGCTCTACCAGCTCGCCATCTACGCGCTGAGCCAGGGCTCCACGGGGAGCGCGGCCATCCTCTACCCGACCCTGGCCCCGGAGGCCCGGGAGCAGATCATCGAGATCAACGATGTCGTCCAGGGAAACCGCGAGGCCACGGTGGTACTCAGACCAGTCCACCTCCCCACCCTGGCGGACCTGGTACACCCACGAGAGGGCGTGGACACCGGGCGCGAACGGGAAGCTTTCGCACACCGGCTGGCGCTGGGCGAGCCGGGCGCGGTTTGA
- a CDS encoding RCC1 domain-containing protein: MKISTRLVLFATVVLGGAVGCIDFDKSAVEFCARNPTRCAEPIAPEIVRSTQSAASVRAGETVTLHVTAVDAQNLTLHFSWTSNIGTLGSPADTATESEVVWTAPSCVPSGVTPTVTATVQNALGLSASASFVLSSSPTCIAPAVAVGTQHTLLLRPDGTVWAWGPNDYGQLGDGTTTNRPVPVQVGGLSGIRAVAASSDHSLAVRDDGTVWAWGINSSGQLGDGTTNDRLTPVQVAGLSSIKRVAAGDGYSLAVHGDGTVWAWGINSSGQLGDGTTTDRLTPGRVKGLSEVVEVSAAKYSLLGSAHVLAVRGDGTVWAWGNNGSGQLGDGTTTDRLTPVQVSELDGVKAIAVGNSFPLSNSNGSYSLAVRGDGTVWAWGSNSTGQLGDGTTISRSRPAQVNALSGITAVSASSDHALAMRDDGTVWSWGKNTNGKLGDETTAHRLIPVQVHGLSGVRSVAAGESHSVSVREDGKAWAWGYRGMGLLGDGAMFLSFVPVQTMGLTATAQIASHGNRSLAVKEDNTLWVWGSSSLGDLGDGSTGAHPVPSSILDDVKAVAAGNDYSLAVRNNGSLWAWGSNSIGQLGDGSTTNRLTPVPVNGLENVVGAAASFSVSLALRSDGTVWAWGLNSVGQLGDGSTINRSTPGPVGGLVHIVGVATSGGHSLALRNDGTVWAWGGNHDGQLGDGTTTNQPKPVQVSGLSGVKAVAAAIVSSAVVRDNGTVWAWGDNYSGQLGDGTTTDRLTPVLVSGLSGVKALASGNHHFLALRNDGTVWAWGDNYYSQLGDGTRTQRSTPVQVRGLSDVKLIAAGENHSMAVRKDGTVWTWGLNTSGQLGNGLLDFSALPVPCTRP, translated from the coding sequence ATGAAGATTTCGACGAGGCTCGTCCTATTCGCAACGGTGGTGCTCGGTGGTGCGGTGGGTTGCATCGACTTCGACAAATCCGCCGTGGAGTTCTGCGCGCGCAATCCCACGCGGTGTGCTGAACCCATAGCACCTGAGATCGTGCGCTCTACCCAGTCAGCGGCCTCCGTCCGGGCGGGGGAGACCGTCACCCTGCACGTCACCGCGGTGGACGCCCAGAACCTCACGCTCCACTTCTCCTGGACGAGCAACATCGGCACACTGGGAAGCCCCGCGGACACCGCCACGGAGAGCGAGGTCGTCTGGACCGCTCCCTCGTGTGTCCCCAGCGGGGTGACGCCCACCGTCACGGCGACCGTCCAGAATGCCCTGGGCCTCTCCGCTTCGGCCAGCTTCGTCCTCTCCTCCTCGCCAACCTGCATCGCGCCCGCCGTGGCGGTGGGGACTCAGCACACGCTGCTGCTCCGCCCGGATGGCACGGTGTGGGCGTGGGGGCCCAACGATTACGGCCAACTCGGCGACGGGACGACCACGAATCGCCCAGTACCCGTGCAGGTGGGCGGGTTGAGTGGTATCAGGGCGGTGGCGGCGAGCAGCGACCACTCGCTGGCAGTGCGAGATGACGGTACGGTGTGGGCCTGGGGAATCAACAGTTCCGGCCAACTCGGCGATGGGACGACCAACGACCGTCTGACACCGGTACAGGTGGCTGGCCTGAGCAGTATCAAGAGGGTGGCCGCTGGTGACGGCTACTCCCTGGCAGTGCATGGTGACGGTACGGTGTGGGCCTGGGGAATCAACAGTTCCGGCCAACTCGGCGATGGGACGACCACTGACCGTCTGACACCGGGACGGGTCAAGGGACTCAGCGAAGTGGTCGAAGTATCCGCCGCAAAATACAGCCTCCTTGGTTCCGCCCATGTTCTGGCGGTGCGTGGTGACGGCACGGTGTGGGCTTGGGGCAACAACGGTTCTGGCCAACTCGGCGATGGGACGACCACTGATCGTTTGACGCCAGTACAGGTGAGCGAGCTTGATGGTGTGAAAGCCATAGCCGTGGGGAACAGTTTCCCACTCTCCAATTCAAACGGGAGTTATTCACTAGCGGTACGTGGTGATGGCACGGTGTGGGCGTGGGGGAGCAACTCCACTGGACAGCTAGGTGATGGGACCACCATTAGCCGCTCGCGTCCGGCCCAGGTGAATGCGCTGAGTGGCATCACGGCGGTGTCCGCGAGTAGCGACCATGCACTGGCCATGCGCGATGACGGCACAGTGTGGTCCTGGGGGAAAAACACAAACGGAAAGCTCGGCGATGAGACGACGGCTCATCGTTTGATTCCGGTGCAGGTGCATGGACTCAGTGGAGTGAGGTCCGTGGCCGCAGGCGAATCCCACTCCGTGTCAGTACGGGAGGATGGGAAAGCCTGGGCCTGGGGTTACCGTGGAATGGGCCTGCTCGGTGATGGGGCGATGTTCTTGAGCTTCGTCCCTGTTCAAACGATGGGCCTGACCGCCACAGCGCAAATCGCTTCTCACGGCAACCGTTCCCTCGCGGTGAAAGAGGACAACACTTTATGGGTCTGGGGGTCCAGCAGCCTCGGAGACCTGGGTGATGGGTCGACGGGTGCTCACCCGGTTCCCTCGTCAATCCTCGACGATGTGAAAGCCGTTGCCGCGGGCAATGATTACTCCCTGGCAGTGCGCAATAACGGATCACTATGGGCCTGGGGTAGTAACAGTATCGGCCAGTTGGGAGATGGATCGACCACCAACCGCCTGACTCCGGTACCAGTGAATGGTCTTGAAAACGTGGTGGGCGCAGCTGCCAGCTTCAGCGTTTCCCTGGCGCTGCGGAGTGATGGCACCGTGTGGGCCTGGGGTCTCAACAGTGTCGGCCAATTGGGAGATGGATCGACCATCAATCGCTCGACACCTGGGCCAGTGGGCGGGCTGGTCCACATCGTGGGGGTGGCCACCAGTGGAGGCCATTCCCTGGCATTGCGAAATGATGGCACCGTGTGGGCCTGGGGTGGCAATCACGATGGCCAACTCGGGGACGGGACGACAACCAACCAACCGAAGCCGGTGCAGGTGAGTGGTCTCAGTGGCGTGAAGGCCGTGGCCGCGGCGATTGTTTCCTCAGCGGTCGTGCGAGATAACGGCACGGTGTGGGCCTGGGGCGACAACTACAGCGGACAGTTGGGAGATGGAACGACCACTGATCGCCTGACTCCCGTGCTGGTGAGCGGGCTCAGCGGCGTGAAGGCGCTGGCTTCCGGCAACCACCACTTTCTGGCGCTGCGCAATGACGGCACGGTGTGGGCCTGGGGGGACAACTATTACAGCCAACTCGGTGATGGGACGAGGACTCAGCGCTCGACGCCGGTGCAGGTGCGGGGACTCAGCGACGTGAAACTCATCGCCGCTGGCGAGAACCACTCCATGGCGGTCCGTAAGGATGGCACGGTGTGGACGTGGGGTCTCAACACTTCCGGCCAGCTGGGAAATGGCCTCCTGGATTTCAGTGCCCTGCCCGTGCCCTGCACGCGTCCCTGA
- a CDS encoding GAF domain-containing sensor histidine kinase has protein sequence MEEQIQGGRVESSGQDDSSGAEDAPREFQQILRRESRLEALRRTALMDSPAEEAFDRLSRLATRVLEAPVGLVSLVDGKRQFFKSCVGLPPPWCDLRQTPLTHSFCMHVVATGKPLVVEDARLHPVLRDNLAVDQLGVVAYLGMPLTASQGETLGTLCVIDTQPRVWTEENLYVLEELSVSVMKEIELRAVRELEVRAQSARVAGAEAEAARQRFALLAELSAVLAEGFDLQAVLARAVRLVVPLVADGCSVELLEAQGRLRRVAVAHVDPREEARLRALPEPSALLTPERMDVHPVAGHVRITGPEGASLRLPLTSHSRVLGAVSFSLAPEHPLGEIEVSLAEDVVRRMALAVENARLYAESREATLLRDKFLSIASHELRTPLTALGLQARMLLRDASHPQRPLTPELVARKARVITRQVDRLGHLVDELLDISRIAQGHLSFPLEDVDLAELVRDVAASFREELASPGIRLVLSGVDAPVVGRWNRLRLEQVVINLLTNAIKYGRGRPIALELKADEAHAWLTVRDEGIGIAPGDQERIFERFERAVSEQNYSGFGLGLWIVREIVHRLGGAISVNSTPGVGSAFTVELPRGSSRLSGPLLH, from the coding sequence ATGGAGGAGCAAATACAGGGGGGCCGGGTGGAGTCTTCCGGGCAGGACGACAGCTCCGGGGCGGAAGACGCGCCGCGGGAGTTCCAGCAGATCCTCCGCCGGGAGAGCCGGCTGGAAGCGCTGCGCCGTACGGCCCTGATGGACTCTCCCGCCGAGGAGGCATTCGACCGGCTGTCGCGGCTGGCGACCCGGGTGCTCGAGGCCCCCGTGGGGCTCGTCTCCCTGGTGGACGGCAAGCGCCAGTTCTTCAAGAGCTGCGTGGGCCTGCCCCCTCCCTGGTGCGACCTGCGCCAGACGCCCCTGACCCACTCCTTCTGCATGCACGTGGTGGCCACCGGAAAGCCCCTCGTCGTCGAGGACGCGCGCCTGCACCCCGTGCTCCGAGACAACCTCGCCGTCGATCAGCTCGGGGTGGTGGCCTACCTCGGCATGCCCCTCACCGCCTCCCAGGGAGAGACGCTCGGCACCCTGTGTGTCATCGACACCCAGCCGCGCGTCTGGACGGAGGAGAACCTGTACGTCCTCGAGGAGCTATCCGTCTCGGTGATGAAGGAGATCGAGCTGCGCGCCGTCCGGGAGCTGGAGGTGCGGGCCCAATCGGCGCGAGTGGCTGGCGCCGAGGCGGAGGCGGCGCGCCAGCGCTTCGCCCTGCTGGCCGAGCTGAGCGCCGTGCTCGCCGAGGGGTTCGATCTCCAGGCCGTGCTCGCCCGGGCCGTGCGCCTGGTTGTCCCTCTGGTGGCGGATGGCTGCTCGGTGGAGTTGCTCGAGGCACAGGGCCGGCTGCGCCGGGTGGCGGTGGCGCATGTGGATCCACGAGAGGAGGCACGGCTGCGCGCCCTGCCCGAGCCCTCCGCCCTGCTCACACCCGAGCGGATGGATGTACATCCGGTCGCGGGGCATGTCCGCATCACCGGGCCCGAAGGCGCCTCGCTCCGGCTGCCGTTGACGAGTCACAGCCGGGTGCTGGGCGCCGTGAGCTTCTCCCTGGCACCCGAGCATCCCCTGGGAGAGATCGAGGTGTCGCTGGCCGAGGATGTGGTGCGCCGCATGGCGCTGGCGGTGGAGAATGCCCGGCTCTACGCGGAGTCCCGCGAGGCCACGCTGCTGAGGGACAAGTTCCTCTCCATCGCCTCGCACGAGCTGCGCACGCCCCTGACGGCGCTGGGGTTGCAGGCGCGGATGTTGCTGCGTGACGCGAGCCATCCGCAACGGCCGCTCACGCCGGAGCTGGTCGCGCGCAAGGCGCGGGTCATCACCCGGCAGGTGGATCGGTTGGGCCATCTGGTGGACGAGCTGTTGGACATCTCCCGGATCGCCCAGGGGCACCTGTCCTTCCCGCTCGAGGACGTGGACCTGGCCGAGCTGGTGCGCGACGTGGCGGCGAGCTTCCGCGAGGAACTGGCGAGCCCGGGCATCCGGCTGGTGCTCTCCGGGGTGGACGCTCCCGTGGTGGGGCGGTGGAACCGGTTGCGGCTGGAGCAGGTGGTCATCAACCTGCTGACCAATGCCATCAAGTATGGGCGGGGCCGCCCCATCGCGCTGGAGCTGAAGGCGGACGAGGCGCATGCGTGGCTCACCGTGCGCGACGAGGGCATCGGCATCGCGCCGGGAGACCAGGAGCGCATCTTCGAGCGCTTCGAGCGCGCCGTCTCCGAGCAGAACTACAGCGGTTTCGGGCTGGGCCTGTGGATCGTCCGGGAGATCGTCCACAGGCTGGGGGGCGCCATCTCCGTGAACAGCACGCCCGGCGTCGGCTCGGCCTTCACGGTGGAGCTGCCCCGCGGCTCTTCACGGCTGAGCGGCCCCCTGCTTCACTGA
- a CDS encoding ELWxxDGT repeat protein — protein sequence MEPTPLLGLPEGLLFFRAKDGVHGSEPWVTDGTASGTRMVADIAPGARSSAPRELTRSGDAIVFSADDGTHGAELWRVPLLP from the coding sequence GTGGAGCCGACTCCCCTGCTCGGGCTGCCCGAGGGCCTTTTGTTCTTCCGCGCCAAGGATGGGGTGCACGGCTCGGAGCCGTGGGTGACGGATGGCACCGCGTCCGGCACCCGCATGGTGGCGGACATCGCCCCGGGGGCCCGTTCCTCGGCCCCCCGCGAGCTCACCCGCAGCGGCGATGCCATTGTCTTCAGCGCGGATGATGGCACCCACGGTGCCGAGCTGTGGCGCGTGCCGCTGTTGCCGTGA